The following proteins are co-located in the Pseudomonas sp. ATCC 13867 genome:
- a CDS encoding TonB-dependent receptor: MSRQSSDLAGNTPRLLASAVGVAITAMSGSHLAHAADSSEKKPSQDVLSLDADTVVGTQQDPTTYNVEKSASKKYTAPLLDTPRSVTVVPQQVIKDTGALTLQDALRTVPGITFGAGEGGNPTGDRPFIRGFDAQSDTYVDGVRDTGAQSREVFNLEQIEVSKGPNSAFGGRGSAGGSLNLISKQAKAGNFTDGSFTYGSDQTRRYTLDTNQEFLDGNAAFRLNLMTHDQNVAGRQAVDASRWGIAPSVTFGLNGPTRVTVSHYHLESDDTPDSGIPYAKSADRSKHNPDKPVNVDRDNYYGLEDRDFSKSRVDTSTITVEHDFNDNLSLRNTTRYGTSHIDYIWTQPDDSQGNINNGSVWRRNNNRVGTTTTATNQTDLFGEFYLAGFKNSFTTGLEFTREDSKRDGYTVDTNTGLNNNKCNPSIIGAPSGYNCTSLENPNPHDPWNGSITRNYKPLNTVGTTKAIYGFDTIDLNEQWQVNLGVRFDSFETTAKNHNASPASKLEDSSNFWNWQAGVVYKPAPNGSIYASYATSATPPGSMLDNGDSSNAVDAFAVKNSLEPEETTNYEIGTKWNFLDERLELTAAIFRTDKDNARILVAPQTYDNAGESRVDGLELSASGKLTDKWKVFAGYSYLDSELVKAGRAGRNGNINASAPSNNGNQMPNTPKNSFSLWTTYDILPNATIGGGTFYVDKVYGDVANTMYVPDYWRYDAMAAYKLTKNVDFQLNVQNVFDKKYFDKAYASHYANQAAGRTVLLSTNFHF, encoded by the coding sequence ATGTCGCGCCAATCGTCCGATCTCGCCGGCAACACGCCGCGCCTTCTGGCATCCGCCGTCGGTGTCGCCATCACCGCCATGTCCGGCAGCCACCTGGCCCATGCCGCCGATTCCTCGGAAAAGAAACCAAGCCAGGACGTGCTGTCCCTGGACGCCGATACCGTCGTCGGCACCCAGCAGGACCCGACCACCTACAACGTCGAGAAGTCCGCGTCGAAGAAATACACCGCCCCGCTGCTGGATACGCCGCGTTCGGTGACCGTGGTGCCGCAGCAGGTGATCAAGGACACCGGCGCGCTGACCCTGCAGGACGCCCTGCGCACCGTGCCGGGCATCACCTTCGGCGCCGGCGAGGGCGGCAACCCGACTGGCGACCGTCCGTTCATCCGTGGCTTCGACGCGCAGAGCGACACCTACGTCGATGGCGTCCGCGATACTGGCGCGCAATCCCGCGAGGTCTTCAACCTCGAGCAGATCGAAGTCAGCAAGGGCCCGAACTCGGCCTTCGGCGGCCGTGGTTCGGCCGGCGGCAGCCTGAACCTGATCAGCAAGCAGGCCAAGGCCGGCAACTTCACCGACGGCAGCTTCACCTACGGTTCCGACCAGACCCGCCGCTACACCCTGGACACCAATCAAGAGTTCCTCGACGGCAACGCCGCCTTCCGCCTGAACCTGATGACCCACGACCAGAACGTTGCCGGCCGTCAGGCGGTGGACGCCAGCCGCTGGGGCATCGCGCCGTCCGTGACCTTCGGCCTCAATGGCCCGACTCGCGTCACCGTCAGTCACTACCACCTGGAAAGCGACGACACCCCGGACTCGGGCATCCCGTACGCCAAGAGCGCCGACCGCAGCAAGCACAACCCGGACAAGCCGGTGAACGTCGACCGCGACAACTACTACGGCCTGGAAGACCGCGACTTCTCCAAGAGCCGCGTGGACACCAGCACCATCACCGTCGAGCACGACTTCAACGACAATCTGAGCCTGCGCAACACCACGCGCTACGGCACCAGCCACATCGACTACATCTGGACCCAGCCGGACGACAGCCAGGGCAACATCAACAACGGCAGCGTGTGGCGGCGCAACAACAACCGCGTCGGGACCACCACCACCGCGACCAACCAGACCGACCTGTTCGGCGAGTTCTACCTGGCAGGCTTCAAGAACAGCTTCACCACCGGCCTCGAGTTCACCCGTGAGGACAGCAAGCGCGACGGCTACACGGTCGACACCAACACCGGCCTGAACAACAACAAGTGCAACCCGTCGATCATCGGCGCGCCCAGCGGCTACAACTGCACCAGCCTGGAAAACCCGAACCCGCACGATCCGTGGAACGGCAGCATCACCCGCAACTACAAGCCGCTGAACACCGTCGGCACCACCAAGGCCATCTACGGTTTCGACACCATCGACCTGAACGAGCAATGGCAGGTCAACCTCGGCGTGCGCTTCGACAGCTTCGAGACCACCGCGAAGAACCACAACGCATCGCCCGCCAGCAAGCTCGAAGACAGCTCCAACTTCTGGAACTGGCAGGCCGGCGTGGTCTACAAGCCGGCGCCCAACGGCAGCATCTACGCCTCCTACGCCACCTCGGCGACGCCGCCGGGCAGCATGCTGGACAACGGCGACAGTTCCAACGCGGTCGACGCCTTTGCGGTGAAGAACAGCCTCGAGCCGGAAGAGACCACTAACTACGAGATCGGCACCAAGTGGAACTTCCTCGACGAGCGCCTGGAACTGACTGCCGCGATCTTCCGCACCGACAAGGACAACGCGCGCATCCTGGTGGCGCCGCAGACCTACGACAACGCCGGTGAGTCCCGCGTCGACGGCCTGGAACTGAGCGCCAGCGGCAAGCTGACCGACAAGTGGAAGGTCTTCGCCGGCTACAGCTACCTCGACAGCGAACTGGTGAAAGCCGGTCGCGCCGGCCGTAACGGCAACATCAACGCCAGCGCGCCGTCCAACAACGGCAACCAGATGCCCAACACGCCGAAGAACAGCTTCAGCCTGTGGACCACCTACGACATCCTGCCCAACGCCACCATTGGCGGCGGCACCTTCTATGTCGACAAGGTCTACGGCGACGTGGCCAACACCATGTACGTCCCGGACTACTGGCGCTACGACGCGATGGCCGCCTACAAGCTGACCAAGAACGTCGACTTCCAGCTCAACGTGCAGAACGTCTTCGACAAGAAGTACTTCGACAAGGCCTACGCCTCGCACTACGCGAACCAGGCGGCCGGCCGCACCGTGCTGCTGTCCACCAACTTCCACTTCTAA
- a CDS encoding sulfite reductase flavoprotein subunit alpha, producing MKKVWFQLHWLFGISAGLVLALMGLSGAMLSFQDEILRAVNPASLTVEKRAEGTLPMDELIHRVESAEPGKKVAFVWVTLDGDQASRLFYTPKPGQRRGESRYVDPYTAQFLPAPRGEGFFNFVMQLHRFLAAGELGKQVTAASTLILLYLCLSGLYLRWPRKALNWRAWLTFDWAKKGRAFNWDLHAVAGTWCLAFYLLAALSGLYWSYDWYRGGLFKLLDDTPAGQPKGLRGGKRGPAPKGPPPEVDASAVWATIEQTGGAAMTAYNLRLPPVKGQPATVFYLLDDAAHERAFNEMTIDPASGKLLADKRYTDSSFGKQLLTSVYALHVGSYFGLAGRILMMLASLSMPLFFITGWLLYLDRRRKQRAAQAARGELDTRTLVGDAWLVGYASQSGLAEQLAWQSAGQLQAAGLPVRVEPLAKLDRAQLEQTRNALFVVSTFGDGEAPDNARGFERHLLGQSLGLGDLRYAVLALGDRQYEHFCGFARRLQGWLQGQGARALFDGVEVDNGDAAALHDWQRRLAELSGAAPQAAFSAPAFEVWTLAGREHLNPGSQGEPTWLLRLAAPNDSRIDWSAGDLVEIAPRQPAFLVEAWLDRLGLDGGSTIQAEGIATSLKIALAGCLLPGNLEHLVGLHGQAVYDALIKLSVRQYSIASLRSDGALELIVRQEQHADGSLGICSGWLTAYLPEGGNLLLRLRRNRSFHLCEADRPLILIGNGTGLAGLRSLLRASIAEGRRRNWLLFGERNLAHDFYCREELESALARGELQRLDVAFSRDQAEKVYVQDRLRASGEVLAQWLDEGALIYVCGSLQGMAEGVDRALREMLGDAQVEELLETGRYRRDVY from the coding sequence TTGAAGAAAGTCTGGTTCCAGTTGCATTGGCTGTTCGGCATCAGCGCCGGTTTGGTGCTGGCGCTGATGGGCCTGAGCGGGGCGATGCTGTCGTTCCAGGACGAAATCCTGCGCGCCGTGAATCCCGCCAGCCTCACCGTGGAAAAGCGCGCCGAGGGCACGTTGCCGATGGACGAACTGATCCATCGGGTGGAGAGCGCCGAGCCGGGCAAGAAAGTCGCCTTCGTCTGGGTGACCCTCGACGGCGACCAGGCCAGCCGCCTCTTCTACACGCCCAAGCCGGGCCAGCGCCGGGGCGAATCGCGCTACGTCGACCCGTACACCGCCCAGTTCCTGCCGGCGCCCAGGGGCGAAGGCTTCTTCAACTTCGTCATGCAGCTGCACCGCTTCCTCGCCGCGGGCGAGCTGGGCAAACAGGTCACCGCCGCCAGTACGCTGATCCTGCTCTACCTGTGCCTCTCCGGCCTGTACCTGCGCTGGCCGCGCAAGGCCCTGAACTGGCGCGCCTGGCTGACCTTCGACTGGGCCAAGAAGGGCCGGGCGTTCAACTGGGACCTGCATGCCGTGGCCGGTACCTGGTGCCTGGCGTTCTACCTCCTGGCAGCCCTGAGCGGCCTGTACTGGTCCTACGACTGGTACCGAGGCGGCCTGTTCAAGCTGCTCGACGACACCCCGGCCGGCCAGCCCAAGGGGCTGCGTGGCGGCAAGCGCGGCCCGGCGCCCAAGGGCCCGCCGCCGGAGGTCGATGCAAGCGCCGTCTGGGCCACCATCGAGCAGACCGGCGGCGCCGCGATGACCGCCTACAACCTGCGCCTGCCGCCGGTGAAAGGCCAGCCGGCAACCGTCTTCTACCTCCTCGACGACGCCGCCCACGAGCGCGCCTTCAACGAAATGACCATCGACCCGGCCAGCGGCAAGCTCCTGGCCGACAAGCGCTACACCGACAGTTCCTTCGGCAAGCAACTGCTGACCAGCGTCTATGCCCTGCACGTGGGCAGCTATTTCGGCCTCGCCGGGCGCATCCTGATGATGCTGGCGAGCCTGTCGATGCCGCTGTTCTTCATCACCGGCTGGCTGCTCTACCTCGACCGCCGCCGCAAGCAGCGCGCGGCCCAGGCCGCCCGTGGCGAGCTCGACACGCGTACGCTCGTCGGCGACGCCTGGCTGGTGGGCTACGCCAGCCAGAGCGGCCTCGCCGAGCAACTGGCCTGGCAGAGCGCCGGGCAATTGCAGGCCGCCGGCCTGCCGGTGCGCGTCGAGCCGCTGGCGAAGCTGGACCGCGCGCAACTGGAGCAGACCCGCAACGCGCTGTTCGTGGTCAGCACCTTCGGCGACGGCGAGGCCCCGGACAACGCCCGTGGCTTCGAGCGCCACCTGCTGGGCCAGAGCCTGGGGCTGGGCGACCTGCGCTATGCCGTCCTTGCCCTCGGCGATCGCCAGTACGAGCACTTCTGTGGCTTCGCCCGTCGCCTGCAAGGCTGGCTGCAAGGACAGGGCGCGCGGGCGCTGTTCGATGGCGTCGAGGTGGACAATGGCGATGCCGCCGCGCTGCACGACTGGCAGCGGCGCCTTGCCGAACTTTCCGGCGCCGCGCCGCAGGCCGCGTTCAGCGCGCCGGCCTTCGAAGTCTGGACGCTGGCTGGCCGCGAGCACCTCAATCCGGGCAGCCAGGGCGAACCCACCTGGCTGCTGCGCCTGGCCGCGCCGAACGATTCGCGGATCGACTGGAGCGCCGGCGACCTGGTGGAGATCGCCCCGCGCCAACCGGCGTTCCTGGTCGAGGCCTGGCTGGATCGCCTCGGCCTGGACGGCGGTTCGACCATCCAGGCCGAGGGGATCGCCACCTCGCTGAAGATCGCCCTGGCCGGCTGCCTGCTGCCGGGTAACCTCGAACACCTGGTAGGCCTGCATGGCCAGGCGGTGTACGACGCGTTGATCAAGCTGTCCGTGCGCCAGTACTCCATCGCCTCGTTGCGCAGCGATGGCGCGCTGGAGCTGATCGTGCGCCAGGAACAGCACGCCGACGGCTCGCTGGGCATCTGCTCCGGCTGGCTCACCGCGTACCTGCCGGAGGGCGGCAACCTGCTGCTGCGCCTGCGGCGCAACCGCAGCTTCCACCTGTGCGAGGCGGATCGCCCGCTGATCCTGATCGGCAACGGCACGGGCCTGGCCGGGCTGCGCAGCCTGCTGCGCGCCAGCATCGCCGAAGGCCGCCGGCGCAATTGGCTGCTGTTCGGCGAGCGCAACCTCGCCCACGACTTCTACTGCCGCGAGGAACTGGAAAGCGCGCTGGCACGGGGCGAACTGCAGCGCCTGGACGTCGCCTTCTCCCGCGACCAGGCCGAGAAGGTCTACGTGCAGGACCGCCTGCGCGCCAGCGGTGAAGTGCTCGCCCAATGGCTGGACGAGGGTGCGCTGATCTACGTCTGCGGCAGCCTGCAGGGCATGGCCGAAGGCGTCGACCGCGCGCTGCGCGAGATGCTTGGCGATGCCCAGGTCGAGGAGTTGCTGGAGACCGGGCGCTACCGGCGCGACGTTTATTGA
- a CDS encoding Fe2+-dependent dioxygenase gives MLLHIPGIFTREEVARIRAALEQAEWADGKATAGYQSARAKHNLQLPLDHPLAREIGEAMLQRLWSNPLFQSAALPNKVFPPLFNCYTGGGSFDFHIDNTVRDTHGGRERVRTDVSSTLFFSDPEDYDGGELVIQDTYGTQQVKLPAGDLVLYPATSLHKVNPVTRGARIASFFWTQSLVREDSQRALLFQMDQSIQALTRDVPDHPALVELTGTYHNLLRRWVDV, from the coding sequence ATGCTGCTGCACATTCCCGGCATCTTTACCCGCGAGGAAGTGGCGCGCATCCGCGCCGCCCTGGAACAGGCCGAATGGGCCGACGGCAAGGCCACCGCCGGCTACCAGTCGGCCCGCGCCAAGCACAACCTGCAACTGCCGCTGGACCACCCGCTGGCCCGCGAGATCGGCGAAGCCATGCTGCAGCGCCTGTGGAGCAACCCGCTGTTCCAGTCCGCCGCGCTGCCGAACAAGGTCTTCCCGCCGCTGTTCAACTGCTACACCGGCGGCGGCTCGTTCGACTTCCATATCGACAACACCGTGCGCGACACCCACGGCGGCCGCGAACGGGTGCGCACCGACGTGTCCTCGACACTGTTCTTCAGCGACCCCGAGGACTACGACGGCGGCGAACTGGTGATCCAGGACACCTACGGCACCCAGCAGGTGAAGCTGCCGGCGGGCGACCTGGTGCTCTACCCCGCCACCAGCCTGCACAAGGTCAACCCGGTGACCCGTGGCGCGCGCATCGCCTCGTTCTTCTGGACCCAGAGCCTGGTGCGCGAGGACAGCCAGCGCGCCCTGCTGTTCCAGATGGACCAGTCGATCCAGGCGCTGACCCGCGACGTGCCCGACCACCCCGCGCTGGTGGAACTGACCGGCACCTACCACAACCTGCTGCGCCGCTGGGTGGATGTCTGA